Genomic segment of Pelecanus crispus isolate bPelCri1 chromosome 25, bPelCri1.pri, whole genome shotgun sequence:
agctctgctttctcagagCCTGCAGAGAAAGGGCAGGTCTCCCTAGTGTACCTCACCCCATCGTCCTTCAAAGATTCCGCTGCAGCTACAAGGTCCAATGCAGACATGGACCCTGCTTCAGACGTGGTAGACCAGATCAGGGCCGGGGGCCCAGAGGAGCACCTCTCACTGCTGGCATGGCTCAGCAGCCCCCACCACTCCCACCCACTCTGGAAAGGGACCCTCAGAGGTGCCGTATGGCAGTGGGACTCCCAAGGACAAAGTTCCTTGGCAAACTGCAGCCAAGGGTGGTGGGCAGGTCACAGCAGCTGGGTTCATCTCGGTCCCCTTCCTGATGGGACGCAGTGCTGCCAGGGATCGCAGGGGTCAGGAATGCAATGCAGGCTGCGGCAAAGTGCTGTGCACTTGGTCTGCCAATGGAAAGCAAGGAGGTGAAGCACACTGAAGCCAGGAGTTCCTTTGTGACACCTGCCTGCAAGATTGTCTCTGGAGGGTTTccagaagagaaggcaaatggAGAAAGCCACCAGGTCTTCTTGCCTTGCTCACCATAACTCTTGGATGTCCTCTCCTCATCAATGGTGGCACCTTACATGACGGTGGAGAGAGATTAGGAGTTGAAGCAGTGCATTAGGATGCATTTCtcaggctggaaagcagagcttggCAGAGTTTGGGGGAGTGCCATAGACAACGTGAGGGCAGTGAGACTTCCTGTCTTCCTACCTATGGCTTCCAGAGCCCAGTCAGGCATCTGGAGGTAGTTTTCAAGCACCTTCTTAATTGCCGCCTGTGTCAACTGCAgaatttcctggggaaaaattgGGAATGGAGAGATGGcagtgaacacacacacacacgtgcacaggCCATTCTGCATGAACCCCGAGCCCTAGCACAGAGCCAAGGAGCGCCTGTGTGTCAGAAAACCCAAGGCAAGACCTGTCGGAAGAGGTGCCGACTCTGAGAGTgccaagaggaagcagcaggagggagcccgGATAGGTAGCGGGGTCTCTGATCTACCGCCAGCACCCTtacctctctcttctctgcttggACACCATGGTCTACGAGGACCTCTCTCACTGCCTGAAGTATGTTCCCCCTCGCAGCAGACACCTGAGCCACCGTCTCCTCGAGATCCCGCATCTTCTGCTCCAGCCAAGCCTGTGAGTTCCTgcaaggcagagggaaagcaggTCTTGTCCAGCAGCTGCCAAGCCTCTGCAGGCAGGCTCCAAACGCCGTGCAGAGAAGGGTCAGGTGAGCTTGGGTCAAGCCCCGTCCCCCagcccctttccttcctctggttTACAAATGGCTCCCTTCCAGCACCGTGGGTAGTAGATGGAAAGGCCGGGAGCCCTGGGTGCGAAGCAAGTGAGTGCAGGAAGCATGAAGCCAGCTGAGACGGCTCCACAGCGTGTGTTGCTTGGCAAGAAAGCGCTCTTACCCCAGAGACTGCAGCTCCGCTTCAGGAAGGCCCGACACCTCCTGCAAGATAAAGAGGGTGTGGGATGGACTCCTTAAGTAGCTTGTTTACTGCCAAAATTGACTCTTTGGAGAGACACTCTATTGGAGCAAGCATGAGGAGCACTGCCAGGGCTTCCCAAAGGAGACTCCCCTACGGAGAGGTGGCAgaatttcctgctgctttcagtcaCTTTGGAGAGACCCTGACCCAAACCTGGCCTCTTTAACCATCCACGTTCAGCAGAGCATCTTTCGGGTCGCCATCTGACCCCCCCCAGGCTCTCCGATGGGTATGCAGGCAGCAAAGGCACCTTCTGCCAAAGTGCTCCCCACTTCAGCCTGCCACCCTCTGAAAGTCACTCGGGAAGATCCGTCTCCGTGTTAAACCCCAAGCAGGCGCTAAGGAGACTGAAGGATGACCAGAAGTGCTCCTCCCTCGCCTCTGCCTCAGCGGTGATGGGGAGTTTCGAGCAGGCACTGCGTGTtcccaggggaggcaggagggcagagcgACGGCCTTTGCAGGCGTTGGCTTTCCCTCAGCAAGGGACACTTACCTGCAACGCTCCCGTTCCCCACACCGTTGGGTGTCTCCAGCAGTAGACAAGAGCTGTGGGTCACATTGTCAAGAGATGGTTATTTTCCTCAGGAgctgctccctctgcccagGACTGAGAGGCCCATTTTTGGTGAGGGGTACTCACCCGACAGGacgggaagcagcaggagaaggagccTCAGGACACTCCTGCCCTTCTGGTGGGTGTGGCGTTGTCTAAAAGAGCAGGACCATTGCTGTTAGCAAAGCACAAAATCTGGGACATGTATTTGCCAGGGATCTGCTTAGGAGCTCGCTTGCCACCAGGTtcctgtgctcagcacagctgcaagtCTGAAAGCCCAAGGGCCTTTGGGAAGGTCTGGCCCCTTGCACCCCACCCTGGGACACAAAGAGCTCTGGCCTGAGACaggggcagcagcctggccctgctcgGCTCTCCCCGCAGAAGGGGCAGGGCCGTGCCCCCAGAATGGGGTTGCTGGGCTGCCCGGCTGGAGGGCAGTAGTGCAGACAGCCCccgtgctgtggggctgcctgctcctgccgggAAGCCAGGCAGCACACAAGGCTTCTGGCCTGACCACCCTCTGCTTTCTGGGCCCCCTTGCACCCACCTGCCCAAAGTGGCTGGCATCTCCACAAGCCCAGCACACCGACCAGGCACAGGGCAAAGCCTGCTCTCCTCCCGAGACCCAAGCACCTCTTCTCTAGGCATGCGCtagctgctgccagtgctctgCTTCGCACTGCTGCCCACCTCTGCAGCGCGGGGTTTTATGGAGGGCAGCAGGTTATGACATCACAAGAGCCGCCTGGTGATGCCCGTGATGAGCTGAGAGGGGCTACCAAGAAAGGGttgctgtgctgcctggagGGAGCAACCCTGTGGGTGAGCCTCCGCccgcagctgcagctcccagagaCAAGGGGCCCAGAAGCACCCGGgagcacagagagcagcagctcctttggCTCCTGGCATCAAGCAGCGTGGTGTGCAGGTCCCCTCAGGCTGGAGGGCCACCCAATGCAGACTGGCACCTCTGCATacagccagggctgctcagatGCACGCATTTTCACACGGTGTTAACGGAGATGACGCTGTGCATGGTGGAAATGATCAGCAGCAtggctgtctctctctctctctcgagtggtgctgctgtcctggcctccctccctgcctccctcctgccagtgctgggccagctgctgtccccagaccaggaagagctgctgcaggcacccagGGTGCTCCCCGGAGAGCCCTGTgccacctcctctgccttcctggctgcccagggatgttcctGGGCCACAAAGAAGGCCACAAATGTGCCTTAATCCTGACATCACTAATAGTACTGCTGCTTACAATCAACCTACTAGGCCTATTACCATATACATTTACCCCAACCACCCAGCTATCAATGAACATCGCACTAGCCTTCCCACTATGACTAGCCACCCTACTCACAGGCCTATGAAATCAACCCTCAGCCTCCCGAGGACACCTACTACCCAAAGGAACCCCAACACTACTAATTCCTGCCCTAATCATAATCGAAACCACCAGCCTCCTTATCCGACCACTAGCGCTAGGAGTCCGCCTCACAGCAAACCTTACAGCAGGACATCTCCTTATTCAACTCATCTCCACAGCCACAACCGCCTTACTCCCCATCATCCCAGCAGTGTCAATCCTAACTGCATCAATCCGATTCCTCCTAACAATCCTAGAAGTAGCAGTAGCCATAATCCACACCTACGTCTTTGTTCTCCTACTAAGCCTATACTTACCAGAAAACATCTAATGGCTCACCAAGCACACTCCTACCACATAGCAGACCCAAGCCCCTGGCCCATCTTGGGAGCAGCTGCCGCCATACTTACTATGTCACGTTTAATCATGATTCCACCACAAGTCATCACAACTCCTGGCCCTAGCTCTGCTCTCCATAGTCCTAATTGTAATCCAATGATGACAAGACGTTGTACAAGGAAGCACATTCCAAGGCCACCACACCGCTACTGTCCAAAAACGCCTGTGACATGGAATAATCCTCTTCATCATATCCGAAG
This window contains:
- the LOC142595954 gene encoding SUN domain-containing protein 3-like: MFIDSWVVGTTPHPPEGQECPEAPSPAASRPVGNSQAWLEQKMRDLEETVAQVSAARGNILQAVREVLVDHGVQAEKREEILQLTQAAIKKVLENYLQMPDWALEAIGATIDEERTSKSYGEQGKKTWWLSPFAFSSGNPPETILQPRIAPGNCWAFQGSRGHVVIRLPEQIWPKAFTIWHISEAVSPSGEVSSAPKDFAVSGVDEATAETLLGTFTYDVHKEIAQTFHVQKELPRTFRYIKFQVQSNWGNPEYTCVYRVQVHGKMVSLNDHPQAQDLL